From the genome of Nicotiana sylvestris chromosome 2, ASM39365v2, whole genome shotgun sequence, one region includes:
- the LOC138885088 gene encoding secreted RxLR effector protein 161-like, translating into MEASKVIDTPIATATRLDMDKSGSHVNQTIYRGIIGSLLYHTAIMPNIVFNVGLCARFHSNPKESHLKAAKRILRYLKGTQDQVLYCPSSDNFNLIRYADDDYAGYLVDRKRTSGMAHFLGSCLISWGTRKQNSVALSTAEVEYVVAASCCAQLIWIK; encoded by the coding sequence atggaagcatcaaaagtgatTGACACTCCCATTGCCACTGCTACTCGACTAGACATGGATAAATCTGGCTCTCACGTAAATCAAACCAtatatagaggcattattgggtctcttctctatcACACTGCCATCATGCCAAATATTGTCTTCAATGTGGGACTATGTGCAAGGTTTCactcaaatcccaaggaatctcatctgaaggctgccAAGAGAATTTTGAGATATCTTAAGGGAACACAGGACCAGGTCCTGTACTGCCCTTCAAGTGACAATTTTAATCTTATTAGGTATGCTGATGAtgactatgcaggttatcttgtggacaggaaaagaacatctggaatggctcactttctAGGATCATGTCTCATTTCatggggcacaaggaagcaaaattcggttgctctttcaacagctgaagtAGAATATGTTGTTGCAGCTTCCTGTTGTGCTCAGCTCATATGGATCAAATAG